The genomic window TTGAGGAACTGTTCTCTGTAGGAATTCTCTGTAGATGAGGTCCGCAGCTCCAGGGGACCGAAAAACGGTTACACAAAGAGGAaccagtaggcctattacaacaTGAAGTACACAAAGCTCAAATGGTTCAGCTCAACAACATATGCATTCTccatctcatacacacacacacacgcacacacacacacgcacacacgcacacacgcacgcgcacacacgtacacgcacacatgcacgcagagaCGCACACATTTGCAGAAGCGTAATTAAATAATCCTAATCCGGGTGATTACGTATCACCAGTACACCGTCATTCTGACATCAACGTCCATCCttcatcatccatcatccatccatccttcaaCCATCCATCCTCCATCGCCTCGCATCCTGCGGTGTGTTGCTCACAACACCACCGAGTTCCCACAATGCTCAGCGAGAAGGACCACCAAGATGGCTGACGCTATGGAGGAATACGAGACAGAAGCAGGCTGCGTCCCAGTCCTGCACCCCGAGGTACGAGTCGCTCTTGTTTCTGCACGGAGCTAAAATGTACCGGTGGGCCGTCAGTCCCCTGCGGCGGCACCTCGGAGCCGATGGGTCGCAGACAGGTCGGCTCCGACGCCCTGCCTCCCGGAGGTAGCTGCTAGCTAGCGCTAGCCCTGCTGCAGAGCCCCGTCCTGGTGCTGCTGCTAGGCCGAGGGTTAGGGATAACCAtacagggttaaccctaaccctaaccagggttaaccctaaaccgATCCTCTAGGTGGACAGACATCCCCATACACAACCATTCAGGTTGATACTGGGTTACTGGTTCTGGATAAACGCACCAGTAGGGGCACCAATACGACCCAGGCCAGCAGGTCCTCAATGGGTCCAGGCTAGGCGAGGGGGGAAGACCCCCAGGACCTCTCTAACTCCGGGGATTGGTTCTGTGACAATTGTTCCGCGCAATAATAGAAAATACGACACACTTAATAACCTTATAAGTAGAATCAGGGTCTGGTGAAGAGTGATGGTCCAACGGGTAGCTGTCTATTGTTGACGTGTGTCAGGTGATATCTCCTAaaattgtatttatatgttattattatcatcagacGGACAACATGTGAGGTCATCATAACTTCTTTCCAGCACCgctttttattatttgtatttcatattattttcaatgtcaAAATTATACCTGCCAGAATCAGTTATTCAAATGAACCACCAAAGTATACACATCACATTATAGAAGTTAATCAGAACATATCTCACATCTCAGTTTTAATCTGCCTTTATTTGAGCTTCAGGAAGGGTTGGATATTAATTCatgtaatacatttatttagcatCAATAAATCCCTTTCATGTCCGGATGAACGTGAATAGGAACGTTGGAGTTCGTTCATGAAGACAAAACTGCAAGGAGCTGCATCATTGCAACGTAACTTTATAGCAGTGTTCAGTTGTTCCAGTCTTGATGAGTATTTTGTGTTGGAGGCGTTTTTAGGTTTTAAGCTATTACAAattcttcttattatttatttgtggtATTATAGAAGCCTCCAGCTGAGAGCCGTCTTCATACATTATTCCATAATTAAAGCCCTGAACCTAACCTAAACTAAACTTTACTCAACCTAACCCTATCTAACACTGTACTAAACCTAAACTAGCCTGTACTGAATCTTACTCTGCTAAACCTTATCCAATCTAAATGTACACCACCTAAACCTATCTGACTACCAAACCCAACCCTCGGTACTAAACTAACCCTAGATAACTCGGTACTCAACCTAACCAGTTCTCCAGAGAAAAGGAGATGGGTGCCCAGTTGCCCTCGGCAACCAGATTGAGCATCAGTGTGATGTTGTGGTGGAGCTGGTTGGCGGTAAGGTGCTGTGGTACCAACAGAGGATTCTCTCTCTCAGACCCCATCTAGTCCGAACAGCACTCCACAATGGCGCCGATTggttgccgtgcatcacccaagtgggtgctacatatcggtggtggttagtgaggtccccccctttcttttgagtgttattctgttttgatatgctctgtaaggtgaccttgggtgtcttgaaaggcgcctctaaataaaatgtattattattattacaatacaCCCATATAGTTACCAAGATCAACCGTTATGTCCTGTAATGAGAGGATTATATCAATAGTGGTGTTGTCCTTAGGCACAACCAAATTGTTTACTGTGTGTCGTTTGTGTTTCCTACACGTGTAGGGTGTGTAGTTGCCTACcctgggtagtgtgtgtgtgtgtgtgtgtcgttgatGTTGTCTACACATCATGCagtgtagtgtgtatgtgtgtgtagtttgtgttGCCTACACCGTGTAGTGTGCTGTTGATGTTGCCTAATACCTAcactgtgtagtgtgtgtgtgtgtgtgtgtgtgtgtgtgtgtgtgtgtgtgtgtgtgtgtgtgtgtgtgtgtgtgtgtgtgtgtgtgtgtgtgtgtgtgtgtgtgtgtgtgtgtgtgtgtgtgtgtagtgtttcaCCAAAGGGCTGAGTCTGGATCTCTCAGCACTCTGCCGGCCAGCTGGTGGTTGTGGCTGACGGTAGAGAACCTGGCAAACCAttctgcgcccccccccccctccccagggacAGACGGCCATATGTCCATgcatccccccacccctcctgacCCCACGACCCCTGTCTTGCTGAATCCATAGAGGCTATAATTCCTCTTATGTTACTCTCACTACACCCCATAGCAGCAGGTTCATTAAGAGGCTAGTCAGAGTTAGCTCTGCAGCTAGCAGCAGGCTCATTAAGAGGCTAGTCAGAGTTAGCTCTGCAGCTAGAAGCAGGCTCATTAAGAGTCTGGTCAGAGTTTGCTCTGCAGCAATCCTCATACCAACGGGACAGTGGCGCGTCATGGCCagtaggggtcagaggtcaacttACATCCTATCCCAAAGTACCAAGTACTGCCTCGTACTGGACTGAAGACTAGAGccaggtgacccctgacccctacctgtaggcctcctagagCCAGATGACCCCTGACACCTACCTGTAGACCTCCTAGTGCgaggtgacccctgacccctacctgagCTGAGgtatatgttgtgtgttttcaggaGATGAAGCCCCAGACCCACCATCACAGTGGTAGCCATGGTTACAGCAGTGACAACACGGCGCGCAAGAGCCACGTGGACGACTACAGCACCTGGGACATCGTCAAGGCAACGCagtgagtgaaagagaaagagagagatgagagagagaaagggagagagatgatagagcgagagacagacagagagagagagagagagagagagagagagagagagagagagagatctctctctaAGTCCAGGTCTCTCGCCCCCAGGTACGGTATTTTCGAGCGGTGTCGGGAGCTTGTGGACGCAGGATATGACGTCAGACAGCCGGACAAGGAGAACGTCACACTCCTTCACTGGGCCGCCATCAACAACAGAATAGACCTGGTCaagtaggtacacacacacacacacacacacacacacacacacacacacacacacacacacacacacacacacacacacacacacacaatatagacacacactacCATCTACACACTCACATTATAGACACACACTACCATCTACACACTCGCAATAAAGACACATTACCATCTACACACTCAcaatatagacacacactaccatcaacacactcacaatatagacacacactacCATCTATACATTACCCCCTGTGCCACACTActgttcattctctctctctctctctctctctctctctctctctctctctctctctctctctctctctctctctctctctctctctctctctctctctctctctctctcccccccccctctccctctccctccccaggttCTACATATCTAAGAGTGCGGTGGTGGACCAGCTGGGAGGAGACCTCAACTCCACACCTCTGCACTGGGCCACAAGGTAACGCATGACATCACAACCATCCAATCAGGAACAGGCAAACCTCACATCCCTGCTAGCATCACATCTTTCAGCtaacgtctgtctgtctgtccgtctgtcggtCTCTGTCAGACAGGGCCACCTCTCCATGGTGGTCCAGCTGCTGAAGTACGGCGCCGACCCCTCCCTGATCGACGGCGAGGGCTGCAGCTGCGTCCACCTCGCAGCGCAGTTCGGCCACACCTCCATCGTTGCCTACCTCATCGCCAAGGGACaggtagccaatcagaggccccGATCAGAGGCCCCGCAACCCACAGCCCTGGGTCTGGGTCCAGTAGGTTCAGCTGAACCAGATTGAGACCGGTTTAGTCTCACTTAAAGGTTCATGAATCGTAAACTGGTTCAGTCTAAATCAGTCTAAAAGCTAGTTTCAACTGGTTACGCTTGTTCCAACTGGTTCAGTCTAATTCAGTTCTGGTGTAGAGAACTGGTGGATCAGGGTGTGAATTGGTTGTGCCCGGTATGAACTGGATTAAGTGTGAACTGGTTGAGCCCGGTCTGAACTGGATTAAGCTGGTGTTGTCTCCCCAGGACGTGGACATGATGGATCAGAACGGCATGACCCCTCTGATGTGGGCCGCCTACAggacacacaggtgtgtgtgtgtgtgtgtgtgtgtgtgtgtgtgtgtgtgtgtgtgtgtgtgtgtgtgtgtgtgtgtgtgtgtgtgtgtgtgtgtgtgtgtgtgtgtgtgtgtgtgtgtgtgttaacagcaGTATCAGCAATTGATCAAAACATAGCTATTGTTATAACTATACGTAACTGTATATAATAAAACAGATATAGCTATATAGATCAGATATAAGTATAGGTATAATAGTACAGAGACGATGACCTCGCTCCTCCTTTCTGGTGGTCTCAGCGTGGACCCCACCCGTCTCCTGCTGACCTTCAACGTGTCGGTGAACCTGGGGGACAAGTACCACAAGAACACGGCGCTGCACTGGGCCGTGCTGGCGGGCAACACCACCGTGAtcagcctgctgctggaggccaACTCCAACGTGGACGCCCAGAACATCAAGGTGACCAACGCACCTCCGCACCCATCCTATCGTCTGTGTgccgtgttgtggtggtgtgacGTCATGCTATTTGATGGCGTCATGTCGTGTGATGTCACCAAGACGCGTGTGCCGTCATGCAGTGTGTGATGTCAtgctgtgatgtcatcatgctgtgtgatgtcatcaggGGGAGACGCCCCTGGACCTGGCCAAGCAGAGGAAGAACGTGTGGATGATCAACCACCTGCAGGAGGCCCGTCAGGCCAAGGGCTACGACAGCCCGTCCTACCTGAAGAGGCTGAAGATAGACaaggtacacagacacacacaccacacaccacacagacacacacacacgcacgcgtgcacgcGCATGATGATGTTGTGTGTGAGGTGACTATAGTAAAACTCTGGTGTGTATGTGATCATGTGGATATGTTTTAATATCTAATAATAGAACCACTCTGTCATGTGACTGTTTTAACCTCCGGTCTTGCTGGGACTCTGCTCTTCTTAGCTGATCAAGGTATTGATTATAGATAGATTGAATAGGGGACCTCAGTGTGTAGGTATAGTTGTAGATGGTAGAGATGATAATCatgctagtctctctctctctctctctctctctgtctctgtctctgtctgtctgttaaacATTTCAACACAGCTTCAAACATTCACATGCAAATCAGTTGAAAATGTCGGTCCTGcttataaaacaaaaaacaggtCAAagtaagaagaaaaaaaaatgatgaaagTGAAATATATAGACGGAAGTAGGTAGAATACAACTAAAAGCAGTCTCTCTCCGGCCCCCAGGATTTCCGTCAGAAGGTGATGCTGGGGACCCCCTTCCTGGTCATCTGGTTGGTGGGGTTCATCGCTGACCTGGACGTTGACTCCTGGTTGGCTAAGGGCCTGATGTACGCAGCCGTGTGGTTGGCTGTTCAGTTCCTCTCCAagtaagacacacgcacacacacacactctgacacacactctTGACACacgccaaacaaacacacacgcacgcatttagacacatgcacgcacagacgcaagctcgcaaacacacacgcacacatgaatatagacgcacaaacacacatgcacacaaagcgacacatgcacacagatacacacataaatacgaCTTGAAAATATATTACAACATGGTAGCCTTTCTATGTTCTCTAGGTTCTGTTAACTAGGTTCTCTAGGCTATGTTAACTAGATTCTCTAGGTTCTGAACTAGGTTCTCTGGGCTCTCTGGGCTATGTTAACTAGGTTCTCTAAGTTCTGTCAACTAGGTTCTCTAGGTTCTGTTAACTAGGTTCTCTAGGTTCGGTTAAATAGGTTCTCTAGGTTTTGTTGACTAGGTTCTCTAGCTTCGGTTACATAGGTTCTCTAGGCTCTGTTAACTAGGTTAACTAGGTTATGTTAACCAGGTTCTCTACGCTCTGTTAACTAGGTTCTCTAGGCTCTGTTAACTATGTAGGTTCTGTTGaccgtggtctctctctctctctcagagcgtTCTTCGACCACTCCATGCACAGCGCTCTGCCGCTGGGGATCTACCTGGCCACCAAGTTCTGGATGTACACCacctggttctactggttctgGAACGATATCCTCTGGGGCCTTATACTACCGCCTTATTCAGATTCATGGGAgacgtctctgtctgtctgtctctgtctcagcgTCGCCTAGTGGCTAGCATGGTGTAAAATGTGTGTAGAGTGTGGTTAACATGAGTTAAAGTCTGTGTAGAGTGTGGTTAACATGGGGTAGAGTGTGGTTAAAATGGTGTaaagtgtgtgtagggtgtggtTAACATGGTGTAAAGTGTGTGTAGGGTTTGGTCAACATGAGGTAAAGTGTGCGCTAAGTGTGATAAACATGAGGTGAAGTGTGCGTGCGCTCAGTGTGTGGTTAACATGAGGTAAAGTGTGCGCTCAGTGTGGTAAACATGAGGTGAAGTGTGCGTGCGCTCAGAGTGTGGTTAACATGAGGTAAAGTGTGCGCTCAGTGTGGTAAACATGAGGTAAAGTGTGCGCTCAGTGTGGTAAACAGGAGGTAAAGTGTGCGCTCAGTGTGGTAAACATGAGGTAAAGTGTGCGCTCAGTGTGTGGTCACTGTGTGTAGAGTGTGCGTTCCTTGACGGCGCTGCACACCTCCCCTTCGCCACGGTCCACGTCCCGTTCCTGCTCAACTCCGTGGCGCTCTTCTACAACTTTGGCAAGTCCTGGAAGTCGGACCCCGGGATCATCAAGGCCTcggaggagcagaagaagaaggtgcgcgcgtgtgtgtgtgtgtgtgtgtgtgtgtgtgtgtgtctgtgtgtctgtgtctgtgtgtctgtgttggggggggctgATTTGCATATGGGGTCGAGGGAGTGGACTGATATATCAGATATTGTCATTTGACGGTAATGTTTGATCCAATGAATTCCTTTATAATATGTTTGTAAAACATGAAAACAACAGGATATGTTCTAGAAATGACTGATTAAAGAGGTTGATACAATATCTATGTATTGGTGAGAAATGTATTTGACAGTAATGTTGACTGTAATGGCGTCCCTCCTCAGACCATCGTGGAGCTGGCTGAGACCGGCAGCCTGGACCTCAGCGTCTTCTGTAGCACCTGCCTGGTAGGAcccactcactccctctctcactcctgttCACTATCACTCccgctctcactccctctctcactcctgttCACTATCACTCccgctctcactccctctcccactcctgtTCACTATCACTCCtgctctcaccccctctctcactcctgttCACTATCGCTCCTGTTNNNNNNNNNNNNNNNNNNNNNNNNNNNNNNNNNNNNNNNNNNNNNNNNNNNNNNNNNNNNNNNNNNNNNNNNNNNNNNNNNNNNNNNNNNNNNNNNNNNNGGAAAGTCTTTTAAAGGTCCAGAGTTTTGCACGTGTCCGTCTAAGTCCAATGTCCCGGTCCCCAGGGCAACGGTCCCCAGGGGCAACGGTCCCCAGGGGCAACGGTCCCCAGGGCAACGGTCGCCGGCGCAACGGTCGCCACTGCAACGGTCGCAAGGCCATCGATCGCCAGGGCAACAGTCGCCAGGGCCGTGGACCGACCAGTCCTCCTGGTGACCAGTACCGACCAGTACCCACCAGGAGGTCTCCTGGTGACGAGGGCCGACCGCTGACCCTACAGACAATGTGATGAGAAgtagtatttattttaaatatttatagaTGAAATAATGATGTTGTGGCGAGTCTTGGTTCCCTGTGACCCCGCGACCCTTGACCTATCAGAGACCCTTTGAGTTTACACCTCCATTCCACTAGCGTACGTCTCGTCGACGTGTTTCGGTTGGTCTGTACCTTTTTTGCACTGATTCCTTTCTTACTTTTGAGTTCTATTGTTTTGAGTTCTTCTTCTGTTCGCTCTTCGTCTGCGGATCAGAAGATCAGACGAGGGCGCCGCCATGTttacagagaggaagagaacggGCCATATcccggagacccccccccccccccccccccccccccccctcatctcctgcagtgacatcacttcctgttcctttgtaccccctcctctctgcgtGTGTTGGGGTTTCCTGTCGCCCCCCCGGTGGAAGCGAGGAACACCAGACTGCGATAGTTTTGACTGACGGTAGCGTTTAGTGACCTTCGACCCTAACCCCGACCACACGTCCACTGCATGTATCAAAGCTCGGGACTATTATGGGCTGGCCGCGGCCGCCGCTGTACAAAGTGAATGTTGAGTATTCGTTTGGTTTGATGTTCCTCTGTGTTCCTAGCCGCCCAGCTCCTCACTGGATGTacaaagtgtaaagacagaagCTGTCCTCCTTCGTTGTTTCTTTTGTAAAAGCTGAAATGTGATCATGCAATATTTAAAGGATTTATAGGAGGACATGGACCCATGCTCGCATCATCGcccccccatgccccccccaccccccccccctcccctcccctcggaCGGAAGACCCCAGAACCAGCTGTTTATTTTATAAGGTCAAAGTTCAGAGGTCAGCCTTCAATCAAATAATCCTAACAACATGGACCCGTGTACCtgtctggccccccccccccccagatgacCAACCCACCCTCGctaaccccagacccccccccccccccccccccctgctgacctcgacccccccccccactgacctcaGCCTTTCTTCCAGCAGCAGAGGACGCTTGTTTTTCCCGCCCTGACGCTCCACGAGCACACCTCCCCGGACCCCCCTCGTACCGGACCCTGTACTCCGCTTCAGACGTAGAGATCTATCTATTGGGCATGGTTCCATTTTAATGgctttaataataaaatacgACGTCCAACACGACTGCTTTGCTCATGTTTGTTACTGCTACCCacgccagccaatcagatcgcacGAAACACAGATCTGGTAGGGGAGATTGATTcacctacccagtggactacCAACTGGTGGGGTGGATTCATCCATCcggtggactgtaccaactggtaggctgatctGTCCGTCAGCAGGGAGGACCCTCCCACTTGTAATGTCTAGTTTGTAACGGCCAATCATGCAACCCCTTTAATGCTTTAACAAAACAATCTACAGGTCAAAGCTACTCACTAAACGCCTGGAAACAATTAAGTAAACTACTCAACAGCTACTCAACTCAGTAAAAACCTAAGCTAACAAttgagtttgaaaaccactTGAAGGAACCGCACCTGAAGGAACCACAGTATCACCGTACTGTAATACTGTGTACTGCTGTGTCCATGGAGTACACAGTACTGTAACCCTGTGTACTACTGTGTCCATGGAGGAGTACACAGTATTGTGTAATACTGAACTGCAGTACTGTGTGCTGCTGGCTCTGGAGGTGAGTATATTATAGaggtaaacaaactgaaacatgaACCTCATCAGTCACGTTGCCCCTCTTCACACAGGGACATTGTTCACGTGCTCCGGAGTTAGAATCCCACTACAGATCATCTGATGCACTCTTGTAACACCTGGCATTTTACAAATATCTAAAGTGCTTCAGCTGGATGTATTTGAGCCATTTCAATCACGTTTAAGACACATTAAACAGTTAGTTAGTTTTTAACCATTTTATTACAAAGTGTACCTAACATTTGTGTTTGACATGGGTAAGTGGGCGTGGCCCAGAATGCTTCAGGGCGTGGGGTGTCTGCCCCTAAATGCTAACCATTGTGCAAGGCATTAGAGAGCTGGTGGTACAGTCGTATGGGGGCCACGTCCAGCCGTTCATCAAGACATTAGAAGCTTCCTTTCTTACCAAAGTCTGCACCTTAGTGATGACCGAAACCAGCATGAGCTGGTGTACAAGAAACCAGGGAGTAAAGTTACAGCAGGGTACCAGGAACCAGGGTGTAAAGTCACAGCAGGGTACCAGGTTGTAAAGTTACAGCCCCTACCGTAAAGCTTGTTTCGTGAGGCTAGTGGTTGTTACAGTACGTTGAAGTAATTCCATATCTCCAAAATTCACATCTGGAAGACTAAGTCCCCGACAGGGAATTCAAGTATTAGAAACGTCGGTCGCCACGACGACAGCACCATCTCAGGTCAAAGGTCCCAGAGGGCAGCACCAGGGTAACCATAGTAACCATTAGCAGCGGCCGCCTGGCTGTAAACTTAAGGCTTTAGTGATTTAACCTCAAACATTCAAGCAGTTCCTGACCTCCGGTCCACTGGGCACTGCTTCGAGAAGACACCATCGTTATCCTCCACAAGTCATTAACacatatattaattaaaatataaattagCACTGGAGTAAAAACACAAATCAATAGAGGACAGGAAGTAGCATGTGGTCATAACACACACTGTGGCCACAAGAGGGCGCTGTGTTCACAACACGGCCGCCGTCGGTCTCTCCACGAGACAGAGCAGCCAGAGGATCCGTTGGCCATGAGGCTTCAGAGGAGGTAGCATCGAGAGCTTCCTTCAGTGAACCTCCACAAACGTTGTCCTGTAGAATATGTAACATTTGAAGAAGTTCAATTTAAGTATTGGATCATAGAACTATGATCAATGTTCTGTTCAGATCAGAGTTTCCTCTGAGGTCTTCTCCTGGCCAGAGAGCAGTGCGCTGCGATTGGCTCAGCTAGCCTGGGGGGTGTGGCCTACGTCCAGCCGTCTCTGGGCAGagcctctctttctcctgccGATAGCCGGGACTACACTACCCAAAGTTCCCGGCGTCTGGAAGAAGGTCCCGCCGCTGGGAGTGGGCGTGGTCTCTTTGGGGGTGCGAGGCGTCTGGGGCAGGAATGAAatgaggtcaaaggttaaaacAACAAAAGCTTGACAACAGTAAcagtcaccatggcaacggcaTAGAACTGAAAAGGGCGGAGCCTCGTTTCCTGATTCGTTAAGTTAACCCGTGTTCGCTTAGAGCACCGTATGGAGCTCTCCGATTGGCTACGGTAACGGGTTGCTACGATAACAGGCGGTTGTCTCACCAATGGTTGCTTCTTGGCGACGTCGTCCCTCTTGCTCTGCGGGGGAGGGGCTAGCGTCACGCCAAGCTCCGCCCCCGGGTGCCCATAAGGCCCCGCCCCGCCCATTAGGAAGTTGGCCTGGGACAGGAagccgaggggggaggggtgtgcgTCGCCGGGGGCGACGGggtaggaggggaggagcacGTAGGGCAGTGCCAGCGTGGGCAGAGAGAGGCCGGCCGCTGATTGGCTGGCGGACAACAGGAAGTTGATGCTGTTGAGGcctgaggaggggggaggagtcagagaaGAGGGGGTGTGGTCAGACACCCTTGGTGGTGTTCTtagttacacacacaaacacacacacacacacacacacgcgcacacacacgcgtgggTGTTTTGGTAGGCTGGTCGGAGGgtgtttccatgacgacctttAGTGAGGGCCTCTCGGTAACGTACCTGCGTTGTGCGGGacgtagaggtagtggtagggTTGGGCGGGGCCGCTGGGGTCAGAGCCCCCCCCATGGCGGTTctgcaacaaaaacaacagaccATCAACCAGGGTTACCATGACGTCATGCTGCCACTGGATCCTAGAGccagtgacctctgacccctacctACCGGTGACCTCTGATCCCTACCTACTACACCCTAGAgccaggtgacctctgacccctacaCCCTACTCATTTagttaaacaaataaacaaacctcagtctcctcctcatcctcctcctctccgtccctcttcctc from Gadus macrocephalus chromosome 4, ASM3116895v1 includes these protein-coding regions:
- the zdhhc17 gene encoding palmitoyltransferase ZDHHC17; this encodes MADAMEEYETEAGCVPVLHPEEMKPQTHHHSGSHGYSSDNTARKSHVDDYSTWDIVKATQYGIFERCRELVDAGYDVRQPDKENVTLLHWAAINNRIDLVKFYISKSAVVDQLGGDLNSTPLHWATRQGHLSMVVQLLKYGADPSLIDGEGCSCVHLAAQFGHTSIVAYLIAKGQDVDMMDQNGMTPLMWAAYRTHSVDPTRLLLTFNVSVNLGDKYHKNTALHWAVLAGNTTVISLLLEANSNVDAQNIKGETPLDLAKQRKNVWMINHLQEARQAKGYDSPSYLKRLKIDKDFRQKVMLGTPFLVIWLVGFIADLDVDSWLAKGLMYAAVWLAVQFLSKAFFDHSMHSALPLGIYLATKFWMYTTWFYWFWNDLPFATVHVPFLLNSVALFYNFGKSWKSDPGIIKASEEQKKKTIVELAETGSLDLSVFCSTCLVGPTHSLSHSCSLSLPLSLPLSLLFTITPALTPSPTPGNGPQGQRSPGATVPRATVAGATVATATVARPSIARATVARAVDRPVLLVTSTDQYPPGGLLVTRADR